In a single window of the Octopus sinensis linkage group LG1, ASM634580v1, whole genome shotgun sequence genome:
- the LOC115216726 gene encoding uncharacterized protein LOC115216726 isoform X1: protein MADYKTEEEIWNSNRRKLSNYLEKKNSRGRSSASDEGGRNPFSHPRFGKYRPNRTLSHPPLGHTFPSVNCLRKEEPSKYSQRHTQHRNSTWPYGYKVLPSPQTAREKEEEEELTHRKTDKGTFQKNNEEQINRIICKEILYEDILHPVISDMLYETAHWTLQFYAQKFYRRDLNELFSVTNFKLVDSMVLEQLLYHEAQPKKLWTDSEIAEKALDAMILNAVLNHQCHMFTTCAVTQECQMLRNIQLNAVTDIALDVLMEQLVASLSEDLKDLDDYQTGSML, encoded by the exons ATTAAGTAATTATCTGGAGAAGAAGAATAGCCGAGGAAGAAGCAGTGCAAGTGATGAAGGTGGCAGAAATCCATTCAGCCATCCCCGTTTTGGTAAATACAGACCAAACAGGACTCTGTCACATCCTCCTTT GGGTCACACATTTCCCAGTGTAAATTGTTTGCGTAAGGAGGAGCCTTCTAAATACAGCCAGCGGCACACACAGCATCGGAACTCTACATGGCCTTATGGATATAAAGTTCTTCCATCGCCACAAACAGCCAG agaaaaagaagaagaagaagaactgacTCATCGTAAAACCGATAAAGGAACCTTCCAAAAGAATAATGAA GAACAGATTAACAGAATTATCTGCAAAGAGATTTTATATGAAGACATCCTGCATCCAGTCATTTCAGACATGTTATATGAGACTGCTCACTGGACATTGCAGTTCTATGCTCAGAAATTCTACAGGAGAGACTTAAATGAG CTCTTCAGTGTGACTAATTTCAAGTTGGTTGATTCAATGGTTTTGGAACAACTTCTGTACCATGAGGCCCAACCAAAGAAACTCTGGACAGATTCTGAAATAGCTGAGAAAGCTCTTGATG CTATGATCCTGAATGCTGTGTTGAACCATCAATGCCACATGTTTACCACATGTGCAGTGACACAAGAATGCCAGATGTTGCGGAATATTCAGCTGAATGCAGTAACAGACATT gCTCTGGATGTTTTAATGGAACAACTTGTGGCCTCATTGAGTGAAGATCTCAAAGATCTAGATGATTATCAGACTGGCTCCATGCTATGA
- the LOC115216726 gene encoding uncharacterized protein LOC115216726 isoform X2: protein MADYKTEEEIWNSNRRKGHTFPSVNCLRKEEPSKYSQRHTQHRNSTWPYGYKVLPSPQTAREKEEEEELTHRKTDKGTFQKNNEEQINRIICKEILYEDILHPVISDMLYETAHWTLQFYAQKFYRRDLNELFSVTNFKLVDSMVLEQLLYHEAQPKKLWTDSEIAEKALDAMILNAVLNHQCHMFTTCAVTQECQMLRNIQLNAVTDIALDVLMEQLVASLSEDLKDLDDYQTGSML, encoded by the exons GGGTCACACATTTCCCAGTGTAAATTGTTTGCGTAAGGAGGAGCCTTCTAAATACAGCCAGCGGCACACACAGCATCGGAACTCTACATGGCCTTATGGATATAAAGTTCTTCCATCGCCACAAACAGCCAG agaaaaagaagaagaagaagaactgacTCATCGTAAAACCGATAAAGGAACCTTCCAAAAGAATAATGAA GAACAGATTAACAGAATTATCTGCAAAGAGATTTTATATGAAGACATCCTGCATCCAGTCATTTCAGACATGTTATATGAGACTGCTCACTGGACATTGCAGTTCTATGCTCAGAAATTCTACAGGAGAGACTTAAATGAG CTCTTCAGTGTGACTAATTTCAAGTTGGTTGATTCAATGGTTTTGGAACAACTTCTGTACCATGAGGCCCAACCAAAGAAACTCTGGACAGATTCTGAAATAGCTGAGAAAGCTCTTGATG CTATGATCCTGAATGCTGTGTTGAACCATCAATGCCACATGTTTACCACATGTGCAGTGACACAAGAATGCCAGATGTTGCGGAATATTCAGCTGAATGCAGTAACAGACATT gCTCTGGATGTTTTAATGGAACAACTTGTGGCCTCATTGAGTGAAGATCTCAAAGATCTAGATGATTATCAGACTGGCTCCATGCTATGA